AGTGATGAAGGATCAATATTAGTGTCACATGCTACTATGTATAGTTGTATACTAATGAAGTGAAGTGTTGTATGATGTGGCTATATCAGTGAATATTTACAAGAAACAAAATCATGTAAAGTACACCATCATATTAATCATGCAACCAAGTTGTCTATCACAATCATTATCAGCTGCTTCCACCACCCAGAGGGAGTAACTGTGCCGAAACAGCGAGAGCATATTCGGCGCACTAGACACACATATGTGGTGTACTAATATACTATACAAGATGATTGCTTAGTGTCTTTAGTGATAATGAAAAACCTTAAACTTTTGAAAACATTGTCACAACATATATCTATCATGTGTCTCAATTTTTTTTATCCAAGTCCAACTAAAATTCAGAGAATAATAATAACAAATTCAACTACAGACAACTATATGATAGTATTCACTCTGTTTGAATTTCCTATTGTTACCTGATTTGCCTTATTTGTTTGTCAACCTACAAATTTAATTGGGACATGAAATTCTATGGCATAATATTTGTGCATTGTGTTATCTCATGATTTTAAAATTTCTATGAAGTTTAGATGTTTTTAGTTTTGTGTAATAGTACACCTATAATAATGATCGTAGACCTTAAGTTTTTTGGCTATGTTCACAAGATCGTATCTATTTTCACGCATTATTATATGATCATACACCTTAGAAAGTAGAAAATATTTAGTGGACTACCACAACATATCGCATTTTTTTCTTGAATCTTGATCACATTTCTTAGTGTTTCGATTAGCATCCAACCATGCCGACTCATCCACAACTTACAAAAAAAATTGCACTGTCATTTCACTACAGACAAACATCTTGCAGTAGTGCCATTTTTTGACTTAGTAGTCTGAAATTCAATATGACCAAAATATTCAAAGCTCTAATGGAACTCAGAATTAGCAAAAGCATATTTATAGTTATCGTTCTGATAACTGGAGCTCAATTCCTCTTCGGTAATATAATTGCNNNNNNNNNNNNNNNNNNNNNNNNNNNNNNNNNNNNNNNNNNNNNNNNNNNNNNNNNNNNNNNNNNNNNNNNNNNNNNNNNNNNNNNNNNNNNNNNNNNNNNNNNNNNNNNNNNNNNNNNNNNNNNNNNNNNNNNNNNNNNNNNNNNNNNNNNNNNNNNNNNNNNNNNNNNNNNNNNNNNNNNNNNNNNNNNNNNNNNNNNNNNNNNNNNNNNNNNNNNNNNNNNNNNNNNNNNNNNNNNNNNNNNNNNNNNNNNNNNNNNNNNNNNNNNNNNNNNNNNNNNNNNNNNNNNNNNNNNNNNNNNNNNNNNNNNNNNNNNNNNNNNNNNNNNNNNNNNNNNNNNNNNNNNNNNCCTCATCACTGCCATGCATGTCTGCTTTTTATTGTTAAGTGTGGAaatgatatttttattttattatgcAACAACTCAGTAGAATTCTTCAATTGTAAGTCATGTCACAATTGGAATCCTCACTGTCTTTTGGTCGTTATGCCAGGTAAGGCTACCAAATGTGTAGTACCCGTGCAACTTCCACATAGGTGATAGCTTCACCTGATACGTCTGAACTTTGTTGGTAGCGTCGAACACAAGAACGGGCGGGACGACCTCCATCTTGACTCCTGTTGGGCTCTGGACTGCGGCATGGTACACAGAATTGACCTCGCCGACATTGGTCACAGTCCTGGAAACGGTGATGGGATGCCTGAGATCGGGAACCGATATGGATGGCAGGTTCAAGTAATACGCTGGTTGCATGGTGGTGGTGTTGCAATCCACGGGTGTCCTCTTGTTGCTGATGGTGCATTTGAAGAATTTGCTGTAATCACTTGGATCGATGTCATATATGAGGCTGGGATGAGCCGCCCCGCAAGGATTGATGGTCCCGCCTCCGTAGTCGAATGGGTCGGCGATCTTCCGCGAATATCCTTCCGCCATTATCGGCATGCCACGTTCATCGGTTACATGGGCTTAATTTATTTTGAACATGCAAAACCAACAAATTAAGCAGAGGTAAACAACACAAGTGCATGAACTATGAATTTGATGCCATTCTACTTGTATCGAGTTAAAgatatgctagatgatgtcttgttATTACGAACCAGTGGTAACCATGGCAGATTTTATTGCCGCAGGAGACCAGTATGGGTGCAAAACTTTGAGTAGCGCTGCGATGCCCGCTACATGAGGGGCTGCCATGGACGTCCCTGACTTAAATACGTACCCATCTTGTTTTGCTGCCAGGATGTTGGCTCCAGGTGCAGCTATGTCAGGCTGTTACAGAACCAAAGGCCGTCGCAGCAGCGTGAGGTGGGATGACATACTACTGTATACAACAAGGTCATGCAGCTGGCACGGTACACACCTTGAGAATGGCGGGGTAAGTAACAGATGGGCCTCTGGAGGAGAAGATCGCCACTTTTGGGGCCAGTATCTCCTTGCCCGTAACGGTGCCCGCCGGTTCAATCTTTGCCTGGGCAGAGCTGTTTACAAAACAAAATCAATGGCATCGAACATAAGTTTATGGCTGTGTGAATAGGTCCATGCATGCAGAGCTGATTGGATGGCATCTCCACTTTGACTTTTTTTTAAATGAAGTTTTATTGTGCGTGTATGGTTGTACCTTGTGTCCTCATAGTATTGGCACATCCTCTCCGCGTCTTCGATGTTGACAACTACACAGGCGATGCCTTCGCAATCTGTCACGGGTCTCATGTCGTCCGTCGTGGATGACACGATGATGAGTCCGGTTCCTCCTCCATCCATGAGGTATTGCGCCCCCGGGAATAAAGCTCCCGTTTGATCGTTGCAGAGGAGGATCAACCCTTTCAGGTCTTGGGCGCCGTCAAAAACCTCTGCGGTACAACTGAATTCACAAAAGCAAATTGAAGCATGTATTTGGATTGCTGGGCTGTTGTGTGCATCGTGGTAGGGGTGACTTTAGGGTACCTTTTAACCCTCTTTAGTTCAAGCAAATGACTAGTTTTTCATTTCTTTGAACTAAAAATAGTTAAGGGTACCCTAAGGAAATCACTAATTTGCACCCCCTACGTTGCAATATTCATGGTGGATATTGCTGAGGTCGTTAGAGTTTTTTTTTCTTACGATCGTAAacatgcaaaatttccgaaactgcTCCTGGATGATGAGTCCTTCTTCCCTTGGTAATAGAGAGATTGTCCCTGCAGAATAACCAGCGTAGCACACACATTATATACTCCCTTATAATTTTGATGGAGAGTGGTTGCGTTACCGTTACATCCACATACCACTATTTGTTGCTTGTTTCCCAACGTGATCACTGTATCGAACGAGCGATCGATGTTGGTTGCCGCGACGGTGATGGCCCACGGCGAGGTGTCCCTGATGGTCTGCATATGCGGCCCAGCGTTGCCAGCGGTGTGCACCATGACGATCCCCTTCAGGACCGCATGTAGTGTACCGTATGAGTTCTCGCTCATTTCCAGGGACAATGACAGAACGTCCACCCCGTCATGGATGGCGTCGTCGATGGCGGCTAGCACGGCCGGCGTGGGGCAGTGGCCCTCCTTGCTCCAGCAGGACTTGTACACTGCGATGCGAGCGTGTGGCGCGCCTCCCCGTGCGACCCCCGCGGCAATGCCATGGAAGCTGGCAGCTTCCTGCCCTACAGCCGAGCCAGCCGCGGTGGAGGCCGTGTGTGTGCCGTGGCCGGCATGGTCCCGTGGCGAGAGTGGTGCCCCTTCGAAGTATTCTTTGGGGACCCCGGCGGTGTAGAACCGTGCGCCAATGATCTTTCGGCTGCAGTTGTTGCTGCCCCAGTCTGGCCCAACCTGGCATTTTCCTTTCCACCTTGATGGCACGGGCCCGTACCCTTGGTCGCTGAAGCTTCTCGACTCCGGCCAGATCCCTGATTCGATTGATCAGTTATTAGTTGGTTGCGGGCTGCCGGATTCGTTCAAGAAAGCTGAAGCGACTCCACTTTAACATAATGTATACTGACCAGTGTCAACCACACCGATGATTATATCCTCTCCGTAGTTGCTTGCCTGGAGTAGCTCACTGGCCGGCGTATGGGAGGACGGGTAGTTGAGTCCAAGAAAGTCCCAGCTCCGTGTGGTGGTGGTCCTGTATGTTTTGCTCGGTTCAACACTGATGACTCCCCGGAAACTCTGCACAACATCACACAGTTCATACCAAAAAATGAGTTAATTTTTAAAGCTGTAAATTGTTCTTTCAAATATTTACGTTGGAAGCTTGGGGAAATAGTATATATATTTGTCTCAAAAGCATTCTT
The sequence above is a segment of the Triticum dicoccoides isolate Atlit2015 ecotype Zavitan chromosome 1A, WEW_v2.0, whole genome shotgun sequence genome. Coding sequences within it:
- the LOC119292482 gene encoding subtilisin-like protease SBT3.6 — translated: MTCSPLFSKARRMLRPPWSTTTSMVSRALPPCSPRTKQQGLQSFRGVISVEPSKTYRTTTTRSWDFLGLNYPSSHTPASELLQASNYGEDIIIGVVDTGIWPESRSFSDQGYGPVPSRWKGKCQVGPDWGSNNCSRKIIGARFYTAGVPKEYFEGAPLSPRDHAGHGTHTASTAAGSAVGQEAASFHGIAAGVARGGAPHARIAVYKSCWSKEGHCPTPAVLAAIDDAIHDGVDVLSLSLEMSENSYGTLHAVLKGIVMVHTAGNAGPHMQTIRDTSPWAITVAATNIDRSFDTVITLGNKQQIVGQSLYYQGKKDSSSRSSFGNFACLRSCTAEVFDGAQDLKGLILLCNDQTGALFPGAQYLMDGGGTGLIIVSSTTDDMRPVTDCEGIACVVVNIEDAERMCQYYEDTSSAQAKIEPAGTVTGKEILAPKVAIFSSRGPSVTYPAILKPDIAAPGANILAAKQDGYVFKSGTSMAAPHVAGIAALLKVLHPYWSPAAIKSAMVTTAHVTDERGMPIMAEGYSRKIADPFDYGGGTINPCGAAHPSLIYDIDPSDYSKFFKCTISNKRTPVDCNTTTMQPAYYLNLPSISVPDLRHPITVSRTVTNVGEVNSVYHAAVQSPTGVKMEVVPPVLVFDATNKVQTYQVKLSPMWKLHGYYTFGSLTWHNDQKTVRIPIVT